The following is a genomic window from Longimicrobium sp..
CGGGGCTACGCCGACCGCGACGTGGGCATTCAGTTGCGCGGCGAGCCGGCCTGGGCGCCGCTGGGGCTGTCGTACGCCGTCGGCTGGTTCAACGGGCCCGCGCGGACCGAGTTCCCGAAGGAGAACACGGGACAGGTGGTGGCCCGCGTGGGGGTGCAGCCCATCCCCAACGTGCGCGCGGCGGTTTCGTACGCCACGCGCGACTTCGGCACCGTGGGCGACGAGCTCGTGATGGAGCGGGGCGACGCGTGGGAGACCGACGTGGAGATCGGCACGGATCGCCGAGGCCCGCATCTGGTCGCCGAAGTCGCGGCGGGCGACTTCGATCCGTTCCGCGACGCGCGCTTCTTCGGCGCGCAGGGTTGGGCGGGGTATCGCACGGGCCGCGTGTCGCAATCCATCAGTGGGGTGGAACCCATGCTGCGCGTCAGCTACGCCGACACGGGCGTGGAGGTTCTGGGGGGCGAGGACGTCGAGCAAATGGGCGGGATTCTCGTTACGCCCGGGGTCAACCTGTGGCTCGGCGGGCTGAACCGCATCTCCATCAACTACGACGTGTGGACCCCCGAGCGCGCCGAAGCCGAGAAGAGCCTCAAGGTCCAGTTCCAGCTCGTCTTCTAGATCAGACACTACGATCTCACGCAGAGACGCAGAGCCGCAGAGAGAAGACGAAGAGAAAAGAAGGCGCATTCTTTTCTGTTTCTTTCCTGCGTCTCTGCGGCTCTGCGTGAGGCCGGTTTTTCAGGGTGGAACGACGTGTAG
Proteins encoded in this region:
- a CDS encoding porin; translation: MPALRIRVSAIALALTFAAAPGAAQGFTIAGPDSSRLTLGGRVQTQFTTTTADQVPGAEVALRRVRLEATVQASPLVSGRISTEFAGSRVSFRDAYVRLALDPAIVILAGQTYRPFSGIAMYSSARSLPIERGVRIRGVPNAFDHYNLLVDRGYADRDVGIQLRGEPAWAPLGLSYAVGWFNGPARTEFPKENTGQVVARVGVQPIPNVRAAVSYATRDFGTVGDELVMERGDAWETDVEIGTDRRGPHLVAEVAAGDFDPFRDARFFGAQGWAGYRTGRVSQSISGVEPMLRVSYADTGVEVLGGEDVEQMGGILVTPGVNLWLGGLNRISINYDVWTPERAEAEKSLKVQFQLVF